One genomic segment of Peribacillus sp. FSL H8-0477 includes these proteins:
- a CDS encoding nucleoside 2-deoxyribosyltransferase produces MDRIRFYTASSFQNIQDVNYLNQRLVEKGYELSYDWTQNGRASSLAELSVIGEEEMQGVRNADFLIVLLPGGKGSHIEMGMALGLRKRVYLFSPEDRVYELDSTSTFYHVSLVSIYVGELNDFIQTF; encoded by the coding sequence ATGGACAGAATAAGGTTTTATACTGCCTCAAGCTTCCAAAATATACAGGATGTTAACTATCTAAATCAGCGTTTGGTTGAAAAAGGATATGAATTGTCCTATGATTGGACACAAAATGGGCGAGCCTCATCATTAGCAGAATTAAGTGTGATTGGTGAAGAAGAGATGCAAGGTGTTAGAAACGCTGACTTTTTAATCGTGCTGCTGCCAGGAGGGAAAGGCAGTCATATTGAAATGGGAATGGCTCTTGGTCTTAGAAAAAGGGTCTATCTTTTCTCTCCTGAGGATCGAGTGTATGAGCTGGACTCAACTAGTACATTTTATCACGTATCGCTGGTTTCCATTTATGTTGGGGAATTAAATGACTTTATTCAAACATTCTGA